One window from the genome of Alkalihalobacillus sp. LMS6 encodes:
- a CDS encoding phage N-6-adenine-methyltransferase, whose translation MDSTSTKTMFSSKTDLWATPQQFFDELNDEFGFTLDPASTEENAKCDKFYTLNDDGLVQDWSNNIVWLNPPYGRVIGDWMKKAYEESQRGSTVVCLVPARTDTKWFHEFVYGKAEIRFVKGRLKFGEATNSAPFPSMVVIYNPKEDAQ comes from the coding sequence ATGGATAGTACATCAACTAAAACAATGTTTTCATCAAAAACGGATTTATGGGCTACTCCGCAACAATTTTTTGACGAATTAAATGACGAATTTGGATTTACGTTAGATCCTGCAAGTACCGAAGAAAATGCTAAATGCGATAAGTTTTACACTTTAAATGATGACGGACTCGTTCAGGATTGGTCGAATAATATAGTCTGGCTAAATCCCCCTTACGGTAGAGTGATCGGTGATTGGATGAAAAAAGCATATGAAGAGTCTCAGAGAGGATCTACTGTAGTTTGCTTAGTACCTGCTAGAACGGACACTAAGTGGTTTCATGAATTTGTATACGGTAAAGCAGAGATTAGGTTCGTTAAAGGGCGACTCAAATTCGGTGAGGCTACCAATAGTGCGCCATTCCCTAGCATGGTCGTTATTTATAATCCGAAGGAGGACGCGCAATGA
- a CDS encoding nuclease — protein sequence MAAYSGDTVRITFLIAGTPYKSNFYERREDSRAISSEALSIESMNGIYFLEIGGAFYIGKDAKIENKSRIKNHLALLKEGSHYNTKLQLAYDHVKEIDYGVLLTCECTLEGLIELEIKYIKLYDSYNYGYNLTTGGYGLPGYKFSAKQLAVKSERVIGDRNPMSKLSRDDFHEVVSMLIKGSTNVDIAKKFGLHDRYVSLIRHKRRFVEWWKDYPDYLPINSEGNINARGKVSREVFKEIVYMLRDGKTNAEIERKYGLSAGTGSRIRNKKLYKQWWIRLEEEERSTTRA from the coding sequence GTGGCGGCTTACAGTGGTGACACTGTTCGAATAACCTTCTTAATTGCTGGGACACCCTACAAATCAAATTTCTATGAGAGGAGAGAAGATAGTAGGGCAATCAGCAGCGAAGCCTTATCTATCGAATCTATGAACGGTATTTATTTTCTTGAAATCGGCGGAGCATTTTATATAGGAAAGGATGCAAAGATTGAGAACAAATCCCGAATTAAAAACCATCTGGCTCTACTAAAAGAAGGTTCCCACTACAACACCAAACTTCAACTAGCTTATGATCATGTCAAAGAAATAGATTACGGCGTCCTTTTAACATGCGAGTGTACTTTAGAGGGATTAATTGAACTAGAAATAAAGTACATCAAACTCTACGACTCTTATAACTACGGATATAACTTGACAACCGGCGGTTACGGACTACCTGGTTATAAGTTCAGCGCAAAGCAGTTAGCTGTCAAAAGTGAGAGAGTTATTGGGGACAGAAATCCAATGTCTAAGTTGAGTCGCGATGACTTCCATGAGGTTGTGTCTATGTTAATTAAAGGAAGCACTAATGTGGATATAGCTAAGAAGTTTGGACTTCACGATAGATACGTTTCTTTGATCAGACACAAAAGAAGATTTGTTGAGTGGTGGAAAGACTATCCAGATTACTTGCCGATTAATTCAGAAGGGAATATAAACGCTCGCGGTAAGGTGAGTCGGGAAGTGTTCAAAGAAATTGTTTACATGCTTAGGGATGGAAAAACAAACGCCGAAATTGAGAGAAAATACGGTTTATCTGCTGGTACAGGTAGCAGAATCCGCAATAAAAAGTTATATAAACAGTGGTGGATTAGATTAGAAGAAGAGGAACGTTCAACGACCAGAGCTTAG
- a CDS encoding dUTP diphosphatase yields the protein MADINVKVKRLHSDAVIPQLATAQSAGFDLVAVEDVIIEPGDTVKVPTGLAFELPPGYEMQIRPRSGVTLKTKLRVQFGTVDADYRGEVAVIVDNTYASRYTRWGLGKDYSAKLLDGVTTMPLYTLYMDHAYIIRAGDRIAQAVIQRVPFVTLTEVGELGETGRGAGGFGSTGTNTKEDE from the coding sequence ATGGCGGATATTAACGTAAAAGTAAAACGACTACACTCCGACGCAGTTATCCCGCAACTAGCAACGGCTCAATCGGCAGGCTTCGATCTAGTCGCGGTAGAGGACGTAATAATCGAGCCGGGCGACACCGTTAAAGTGCCGACGGGACTCGCGTTTGAGTTACCGCCGGGCTACGAAATGCAGATACGACCGCGCTCCGGTGTGACGTTAAAGACGAAGCTACGCGTACAGTTCGGGACTGTTGACGCAGATTACAGGGGAGAGGTCGCGGTGATCGTTGATAACACCTACGCTTCTCGCTATACACGTTGGGGGCTAGGTAAGGACTATAGCGCGAAACTATTAGACGGAGTAACGACTATGCCGCTATATACTCTCTACATGGATCACGCCTATATAATCCGCGCAGGCGACCGCATCGCCCAAGCCGTCATTCAGCGAGTGCCGTTCGTAACGTTAACGGAAGTTGGCGAGCTTGGCGAAACGGGTAGAGGCGCGGGAGGGTTCGGGAGTACGGGCACGAATACGAAGGAGGACGAATAA
- a CDS encoding 3D domain-containing protein, producing the protein MTWLTFESTAYIALCDTGCSGITFTGVDVRSSIYYEGDRVIAVDPAVIPLGSRVEVRLADGATFTARAIDTGGAINGHIIDLLVETEAEAWAFGRQSVELRILDE; encoded by the coding sequence ATTACGTGGCTAACGTTTGAATCCACTGCCTACATCGCGCTATGCGACACGGGCTGCTCCGGAATCACGTTCACCGGCGTCGACGTCCGCTCCTCGATCTATTACGAAGGCGATCGGGTCATTGCGGTCGATCCCGCGGTTATCCCGTTAGGCTCGCGCGTTGAGGTACGCCTAGCCGACGGCGCTACGTTTACCGCGAGGGCAATCGATACGGGCGGCGCTATTAACGGGCACATCATCGACCTACTCGTCGAGACCGAGGCGGAAGCGTGGGCGTTCGGCAGGCAAAGCGTAGAGTTGCGCATATTAGACGAATAA
- a CDS encoding ImmA/IrrE family metallo-endopeptidase — MNMPKVIRVGSVDYVVSTQKDIYEQGVHLAGQVVYPQTAIMVDEEMSPSRKDNVLIHEITHAIFNEAGYNEQDEDLINRVGNVLHGMLRDNDFGFIREREAE, encoded by the coding sequence ATGAATATGCCGAAGGTAATACGCGTAGGTTCGGTAGATTATGTTGTGAGCACGCAGAAAGATATCTACGAGCAAGGCGTACATCTGGCGGGACAGGTCGTATACCCGCAAACAGCGATTATGGTAGACGAGGAGATGTCGCCATCACGTAAGGATAACGTTCTAATCCACGAAATTACACACGCAATATTTAACGAAGCGGGCTATAACGAGCAGGACGAGGACTTAATAAACCGCGTGGGCAACGTTCTTCACGGAATGCTACGCGACAATGATTTCGGATTTATACGCGAAAGGGAGGCGGAATGA
- the thyX gene encoding FAD-dependent thymidylate synthase encodes MDVKLLAHTALSDEFYERISRIWDDLSYNGSTDGQAVALSAIRTCYSPGKPSEIVAKEGARYFGSKATDGESGTEADRLFRMIFRSKHLSTLEHLTYTFAVEGVSRALLAQLTRHRVGFSFSVQSQRYVKFGSGDKSGGFDYVTPESVSASDKTLMGDDLEVYDANELFAKAMDDAQSNYDMLRKLGVPAEDARAVLPNAAACNLVMTVNLRSLLDFYAKRQKGRGGQHEITQLSEELRKSVVAVEPWTDQFFAEV; translated from the coding sequence TTGGACGTAAAACTACTGGCTCACACGGCACTAAGCGATGAATTTTACGAAAGAATATCGCGGATATGGGACGATTTATCTTACAACGGATCAACCGACGGTCAAGCCGTAGCCCTCTCCGCTATCCGCACGTGTTACTCACCCGGAAAGCCCTCGGAGATAGTCGCGAAGGAAGGCGCCCGCTACTTCGGCTCTAAGGCGACCGACGGCGAATCGGGGACGGAAGCCGACCGCCTGTTCCGCATGATATTCCGCAGTAAGCATCTTTCCACGCTTGAACACTTGACGTACACATTCGCGGTCGAAGGCGTATCCCGCGCTCTACTCGCGCAACTTACTCGTCATCGCGTCGGCTTTTCGTTTTCCGTACAGTCGCAGAGATACGTTAAGTTTGGCAGCGGGGATAAGTCGGGCGGCTTCGATTATGTAACGCCGGAAAGCGTCAGCGCATCGGATAAGACGTTAATGGGCGACGATCTAGAAGTATACGACGCGAACGAGCTATTCGCGAAAGCTATGGACGACGCGCAATCTAATTACGATATGCTACGGAAATTAGGCGTCCCTGCCGAAGATGCCCGCGCTGTCCTTCCGAATGCCGCGGCGTGTAATCTCGTAATGACCGTTAACCTACGCTCGCTTCTCGACTTTTATGCGAAGCGCCAAAAAGGGCGGGGCGGTCAGCACGAAATAACGCAGTTGAGCGAGGAGTTACGCAAGTCAGTCGTAGCCGTCGAACCTTGGACGGATCAATTTTTTGCGGAGGTGTAA